One genomic segment of Ricinus communis isolate WT05 ecotype wild-type chromosome 5, ASM1957865v1, whole genome shotgun sequence includes these proteins:
- the LOC8258344 gene encoding purine permease 3 isoform X2, which translates to METEYIVSNNPVSGEEEKMSSTLKKFLLIVNGTMLAIGNCGGPLIQRLYFLKGGKGVWISSFLQTAGWPFIIFPLFVSYIHRRSKNAGSTKLYYITPRLFIACAVIGVLTGLDDFLAAYGVSLLPVSTSALIIATQLGFTAGFAYVLVKQKFTPFTVNAIFLLSIGAVVLVLHASSDRPPHETNGQYLSGFFMTLGASALYGFVLPLIELTYKKANQTITYTLVMEMQLVISFFATAFCTTGMLLHKDFAAIPREASEFELGKAKYYVVLMVNAIFWQLFFMGAVGVVFCGSSLLSGIIIATLLPVTETLAVFFYHEKFRVEKGISLVLSLWGFMFYFYGELQRNKKKKQTSELAVT; encoded by the exons ATGGAGACTGAGTACATCGTCAGTAATAACCCAGTATCaggtgaagaagaaaagatgagCAGTACCCTGAAGAAATTCCTACTCATAGTGAATGGTACAATGCTGGCCATAGGCAACTGCGGAGGTCCACTTATACAGCGCCTCTACTTCTTAAAAGGCGGCAAGGGTGTCTGGATTTCAAGCTTTCTGCAAACAGCTGGTTGGCCATTTATCATATTTCCCCTTTTTGTTTCCTACATTCATCGTCGAAGCAAGAATGCTGGCAGCACCAAGCTCTATTACATAACCCCTCGTCTCTTCATAGCTTGTGCTGTTATAGGTGTTCTTACAGGCTTGGATGATTTTCTTGCCGCCTATGGTGTTTCTCTTCTTCCTGTCTCTACTTCTGCTCTTATAATCGCTACCCAGCTTGGCTTTACGGCTGGATTTGCTTACGTTCTAGTCAAGCAAAAGTTCACTCCTTTTACTGTTAatgctattttcttattgtcCATTGGAGCTGTTGTTCTGGTGCTGCATGCTAGTTCTGATCGCCCTCCTCATGAAACCAATGGGCAGTACTTGTCGGGATTTTTCATGACTCTGGGTGCTTCAGCTCTTTATGGGTTTGTGCTACCGTTGATCGAGTTGACatataagaaagcaaaccaGACCATTACTTATACTCTGGTTATGGAGATGCAGCTGGTGATATCTTTCTTTGCTACTGCATTCTGCACTACTGGGATGCTTCTGCATAAGGATTTTGCG GCGATTCCAAGAGAGGCCAGTGAGTTCGAGCTGGGGAAAGCAAAATATTATGTGGTGCTGATGGTTAATGCAATCTTTTGGCAGTTGTTCTTCATGGGAGCAGTTGGTGTTGTCTTCTGTGGTTCTTCATTGCTCTCTGGTATTATAATTGCTACTCTGCTGCCTGTGACAGAGACTTTAGCTGTGTTTTTCTACCATGAAAAATTCAGAGTTGAGAAGGGGATTTCTCTTGTTTTATCTCTGTGGGGCTTCATGTTTTACTTCTATGGTGAGCTCCAGCggaacaagaaaaagaagcagaCTTCAGAACTAGCTGTGACTTGA
- the LOC8258344 gene encoding purine permease 3 isoform X1, whose translation MGILVSRISFNKLNIEQITELVKMETEYIVSNNPVSGEEEKMSSTLKKFLLIVNGTMLAIGNCGGPLIQRLYFLKGGKGVWISSFLQTAGWPFIIFPLFVSYIHRRSKNAGSTKLYYITPRLFIACAVIGVLTGLDDFLAAYGVSLLPVSTSALIIATQLGFTAGFAYVLVKQKFTPFTVNAIFLLSIGAVVLVLHASSDRPPHETNGQYLSGFFMTLGASALYGFVLPLIELTYKKANQTITYTLVMEMQLVISFFATAFCTTGMLLHKDFAAIPREASEFELGKAKYYVVLMVNAIFWQLFFMGAVGVVFCGSSLLSGIIIATLLPVTETLAVFFYHEKFRVEKGISLVLSLWGFMFYFYGELQRNKKKKQTSELAVT comes from the exons ATGGGCATTCTTGTATCgagaatttcttttaacaaattgAATATTGAGCAGATAACTGAGCTTGTGAAGATGGAGACTGAGTACATCGTCAGTAATAACCCAGTATCaggtgaagaagaaaagatgagCAGTACCCTGAAGAAATTCCTACTCATAGTGAATGGTACAATGCTGGCCATAGGCAACTGCGGAGGTCCACTTATACAGCGCCTCTACTTCTTAAAAGGCGGCAAGGGTGTCTGGATTTCAAGCTTTCTGCAAACAGCTGGTTGGCCATTTATCATATTTCCCCTTTTTGTTTCCTACATTCATCGTCGAAGCAAGAATGCTGGCAGCACCAAGCTCTATTACATAACCCCTCGTCTCTTCATAGCTTGTGCTGTTATAGGTGTTCTTACAGGCTTGGATGATTTTCTTGCCGCCTATGGTGTTTCTCTTCTTCCTGTCTCTACTTCTGCTCTTATAATCGCTACCCAGCTTGGCTTTACGGCTGGATTTGCTTACGTTCTAGTCAAGCAAAAGTTCACTCCTTTTACTGTTAatgctattttcttattgtcCATTGGAGCTGTTGTTCTGGTGCTGCATGCTAGTTCTGATCGCCCTCCTCATGAAACCAATGGGCAGTACTTGTCGGGATTTTTCATGACTCTGGGTGCTTCAGCTCTTTATGGGTTTGTGCTACCGTTGATCGAGTTGACatataagaaagcaaaccaGACCATTACTTATACTCTGGTTATGGAGATGCAGCTGGTGATATCTTTCTTTGCTACTGCATTCTGCACTACTGGGATGCTTCTGCATAAGGATTTTGCG GCGATTCCAAGAGAGGCCAGTGAGTTCGAGCTGGGGAAAGCAAAATATTATGTGGTGCTGATGGTTAATGCAATCTTTTGGCAGTTGTTCTTCATGGGAGCAGTTGGTGTTGTCTTCTGTGGTTCTTCATTGCTCTCTGGTATTATAATTGCTACTCTGCTGCCTGTGACAGAGACTTTAGCTGTGTTTTTCTACCATGAAAAATTCAGAGTTGAGAAGGGGATTTCTCTTGTTTTATCTCTGTGGGGCTTCATGTTTTACTTCTATGGTGAGCTCCAGCggaacaagaaaaagaagcagaCTTCAGAACTAGCTGTGACTTGA